In Haloarcula halophila, the genomic window TGGTCGACGAGTTTCAGGACACGGACCCGCGTCAGTGGGAGTTGGTCAAGCTCCTCACGGGCGTTGACGAGCAGGCGGCGTCGAACGTCTTCCTGGTCGGCGACGAGAAACAGAGCATCTACGGATTCCGTGGGGCCGACGTGACGACGTTCGGGGATGCGCGCAGAGAACTCCAGACCGTCAACGAGGCTCGTGGGGTTGACGACGTTCCCGACAGCGATGCCGAGAGTCCGACCGCCCTCGAACTCTCCGGGAATTTCCGGACGCTGGACGAGCCGTTATCATTCCTGAACGAGCTCTTCGAGTACCTGTTCCAACCAGAAGGTGATACCCACGAACCCTACGAAGCGCCACCTCAGGGACTGAGTACGCAGCGCGACCGTGTTGAGGACATCGAGGGACTGACCGGGAGTGTCGAGTATCTTGCTGTCCCAGACGACGCCGATACGGCAGCGGAGCTCTTCGGCGACGACCATCCGGTCGCCGAAGGCGCGCTGGACCACACTATCGAGGCCGAGGCGCAAGCGCTCGCTGCTCGACTGACCCACCTGTTCGACGATCCGCCGACAGTCCAAGACCCCGATACAGGTGTCCATCGCGACGCTACGCCGGACGACACGGCAATCCTCCTCCGCCGGCGAACCCATTTGGATCGGTATCAGCGCGCCCTTGAGGAGTACGACATCCCCTACACTGTCGTCGGTGGCGTCGGGTTCTACGATACGCCTGAGGTCCAGGCGCTCACGAACCTGCTTCGAGTACTCGGTGATCCACAGGACGACGTCTCCCTCTACGGGGTGCTTCGGTCGCCGCTGTTCGGATTCGCGGATGATCGCCTCGCACCGGCGGTCGCAGAGGCTGATTCAGTGTGGGACGCGCTCGCCGAGACGGACGATCCACAGCTCGCGGACGCGTTCGACCTCCTCACAACGTGGCGGACTCTCAGCGGCTGTGCGACGCCGTCCGAAGATGGCGTCCTCCCGTGGAACCGCCTGCTGTCCCGGGTGATCGACGACACCGGGTATCTGGCAAGTGTGAGTGCAGATGAACGCGGTCGACAGGCCGTCGCGAACGTCGAGAAGTTCCGCGACCAGGTCCGTACTTGGAGCGAGAATGGTGTTCACACAGCTGCCGGGTTGCTCCACCGGATCGACCGCCAAGCCGAGATCGACCCTCGTGAGGGGAGGCAGATATTCCGGGTGACGCCGAGGGCGTCCGGATTATGACGATCCATTCCGCGAAGGGACTTGAGTTCCCGATCGTCACCGTCCCCGATCTCGGGAGTGATCTCAACTTCGGTCGGTCCGTCGACGACCATGGCTACGTTCGACTCGTGGACGGAACTGATGACGCGCCGCCGGTGCCGGCGGTCGGCGGGCCGAATCCGGGCGATGCGTTCTCCATCGAGAAGACGGCCGTCCACGAGTACGCCGACCGACGGTCACGTCCACAGGAGCGGGCGGAGTCGAAACGCCTCCTCTACGTAGCGTGTACACGAACGCGGGATCACCTCCTTCTCTGCGGCACGCACGACATCGGTGTCGACGAGTCCGATACAATCGAACTCGGCGAGCCTGCAGCCTTCGACGACGCAGACCGGTGGCGCGACTGGTTACAGCCAGCCCTCCTCGACGGAGCACTCGTCGGCGAGGCGGTTCGTGACGGACAGGCCCGTGCTGAGATAGATGGAGCCAGCTATACTGTTCGCAGACCGCCGCGCCCAGTAGACTGGTACACCGACGACGACGCTGTTGATTCAGCGCCGGAGATATCGATTCCGTCACCGCCGTCGTTAGCGCCGGCGAAACGGATCGCGGCTACGACCCTCGTGAATGCGGTGGCGGATGCGTCTCCAGACGGTCACAGTTACTCTCAGCGTGAGGAGTCGGCCGGCCTGAGTCCAACGACGTTTGGGACGGTCGTCCACCGGATCAACGAACTTCGTCCACCGAGAGACGAGTGGACCACCCTGATCCGTCGTTTGAGTCAGATGGCTGGTGAGGAGCCGACAGAATCGGACCTCCGTGATGCTGTCAACCACGCTGCAGATGCAGTCGAATTTGTTGATCACATCGAGTCCGATACCCAGCTTCAGAATATTTACGACGAATACTCTGTTGTCGCTCGAATCGATGAGTCGCGGATTGTCGGTGATATCGACCGGCTGCTCGTCACGCCGGACGCATTCCACATTATCGACTACAAGACCAACGACCTCTCAGCTACGACATCGGATGAACTCGCGGAGCACTATCGACCACAGATGCTCGCGTACGCTCTCGCCCTCCTCCAACATGACCGGAACCGTGACGTACGAGCTTCACTCCGGTTTACTGACAAGGGGATAGAGGAGCGATTCCATTGGGTGCCGGATCAGATGACGGAGATTGAATCTGAACTACGGTCAATGGTGGATTTGGTAGATTAAGCCCCGTTTTCGCCAATACGCTCACCTCGCGATAGATCTGGACGAACCCTGGGTGGGAGTCTCTGAGAAACGAACAGAACGAACGAAACGAACGCATCGAGAGTGTTTCGCGTAATGAACGAATTTACCGGAACGAGCTGGTCCGACGCTGAAACAGAGAGTGTTCGGTGAACGTAACGAACAAAACGAGCGAAATGAATGATGTGATAGGAATGAACGAATTATACTCAACGAGTGGAACGAACAGTTGGTTTTAACATTGTAGTAATCCTCTCACCGAGTGAAACACCCTCACCGAACGCACCGAACTAAACGACCAAAACGAACGAAACGAACATAACGAGCGAAACGAAGATAATGACCGACACCAATACCGCACGAATCACGGTGGCGAATCAGAAAGGGGGCGCGGGGAAAACAACCGACGTCATTCATACTGGCGGCGCACTCGCCGCCCGAGGCCACGACGTCCTCCTGGTCGATATCGATTATCACGGCGGGCTCACCTGCTCGCTTGGCTACAACGACCTGTACTACGATACCGACCGTACGACGCTGTTCGACGTCCTTGACTTCGACCAGATGGAGTCGGTGAACGACATCATCGTCGAGCACGAGGAATTCGACATCCTTCCCGCCAGCGAGAAACTCGCGAACAACAAGAACATCCAGACGCTGCTTGAGGCGCCGAAGAGTCGCGAGCGGTTGGAGATGACACTCGACGAGCTCGAGAAGGACTACGACTACATCATCGTCGACACGCCGCCATCACTGAACGTCCTCACCGACAACGCCCTCGTCGCGACCGGCAACGTCGTCATCCCCGTCATTCCCGAGAAGCTCAACGCCAACAGCCTCCAGATTTTCGCAAAGCAGCTGAGCTCCCTCGAACAGGCGTACGGAGACATCAATCGGCTCGCAATTGTCTGTAACCGTGTCGAGCAGAACGCTGAACACCGCGACACCATCGAGGAGATCAAGTCGGCGTACTCCCTCCCGGTGTTCGAGATCCCGAAGCGGACCGACCTCTCCCAGTCGATCGGCGAGGGGGTGTCCGTCTTTGGCTTCGGCAAGGAGAACCAGCGCGTCGAGGATGCACGCGACCTGTTCAACGAGATTGCCGACCTGTTCGACGAGACGTTTGACAAGACTGCTCCTGAGGAGGTGGAAGCATGAGCGATGGCTGGGGTGATGCTTCCGGCATCGAGGGCAACTACGAGGAGGAGGACGATGAGGTCGAATCCAGCGAAACGAGTGAGGTGAGTGAAACGGTGGAAACCAGTTCATCGACCGAAACGACCGAATCGACTTCAACGAGTGAAACGAACGAAACGAGCAAAACGAAGACGAACATCAAGGACGAGTGGAA contains:
- a CDS encoding ParA family protein, with product MTDTNTARITVANQKGGAGKTTDVIHTGGALAARGHDVLLVDIDYHGGLTCSLGYNDLYYDTDRTTLFDVLDFDQMESVNDIIVEHEEFDILPASEKLANNKNIQTLLEAPKSRERLEMTLDELEKDYDYIIVDTPPSLNVLTDNALVATGNVVIPVIPEKLNANSLQIFAKQLSSLEQAYGDINRLAIVCNRVEQNAEHRDTIEEIKSAYSLPVFEIPKRTDLSQSIGEGVSVFGFGKENQRVEDARDLFNEIADLFDETFDKTAPEEVEA